The Stigmatopora argus isolate UIUO_Sarg chromosome 6, RoL_Sarg_1.0, whole genome shotgun sequence region TATAACTCATTCAAAATCACAGCAGAAGTTATATTACAAATcattaatgtattttaatttttaaaataatgttataAAGTAACTATGGGCATAGACAGTGTGAAGCCTGAAttacaaaatagattggacgcttagcgccgtcaatggcagcaaatagtTAAGTACTACGaaatatgaaataataattaaaaaatgatgagataatttcaaattcaaaagcccctatgatgacaataaaggcttttgaatttgaaattatcgcatctatttttcattttttaattatttcatatTTCGTAGTATTTAAcgtatttgctgccattgacgggactaagcgtccaatctattttgactggaatgGTCGCAGCCCGCCTCTCCCGGACAAAATATATTAGACATATAggagcgtcaatggcagctgaaaaattaaataaatgctcTATATAGGGTTAAATAATGAATCAATAGTGGAAAAGACGTCTCAGTTCAACTCCATTAAAGTGATGTTAAACTGACTTTATAGAATGGATATATAATCATTATGGCAGGTCAATTTAGGAGCTAATGCGTtaataaggaaccttaaaatggcccaaagtcaacaggaatTCACCTGCTAATACTAAAAAATCACCAGGGAGCGACAAATGAACAAGaaaatccctcaaaatcaataagaaatGACCTCAAAATGACCGCAAGTGACCTGTGTTAGTACTCTAAAATgcaagaggaaaaacaaagtgatccaaaatgaactcattgctaATAATAGACTTCCAATTCACTTATTtcactggctgtgaatgctcatctttcagcgccattgacatCAAGTGCCGTAAATGGTGAcctttttgggcccaaaaatcAATTCAGTTTGTCACCGCTGAAATTATCAATGCAAAAGTCAATGAAAAAGACGTTTATGCTAATTCCAGAGCAACGAGAGACGGTCAGTTCTGTCCCTTCCCATCTGGAGACATGCCGTGGACGGCGTCCAATCCCAACGTTGTCCTCCTGCTGCTGATGGTTCTACGACGGGTCGCCGGCGGATCCCCGGAAGTGAAAGCCACCGTCTGGCCGCTGTACTCCCACAAGCCTCTGCTGCTGGCGTGGAACGCCCCGACGGAGGACTGCCTCCCCCGTCACCGCGTTGCCCTCCAGCTGGACCAGTTCCAGATCGTGGCCTCCCCCAACGAGGGCTTCGTGAAGCAGAACCTCACCATCTTCTACAACGACCGACTGGGTCTGTACCCCCACTTCGAGGAGGACGGCACCCCCGTCAACGGCGGTCTCCCGCAAGCGGCTAGCCTAGCGCGCCATCTGGCTAAAATGCCGGAGGGCGTGGAGAAGTACATCCGCGAGCCTGGCGCCAAAGGCCTGGCGGTGATCGACTGGGAAGAATGGCGTCCGCTGTGGATCCGCAACTGGGAGGCCAAGGACGTCTACCGCCGCCATTCCAAGGAACTGGTGCGCCAGAAGAACCCCGACTGGCCGCCCGAGAGGGTCTCCAAAGTGGCCATGCAGGAGTTCGAGGCCTCCGCCAAGAGGTTCATGTTGGAGACCCTGAAGCTGGCCAAGCACCTGCGACCCAATCAGCTGTGGGGGTTCTACCTCTTCCCGGACTGCTACAACCACGACTACCGGAGAACCCTGCAGAGCTACACGGGCCGCTGCCCGGACGTGGAAGTGGCGCGCAACGAGCTGCTCAACTGGCTGTGGACCGAGAGCACCGCCCTCTTCCCGTCCGTCTACCTGGGCTCCGTCCTACGCTCGTCCGCCTCCGGGAGGCGCTTCGTGAAAAACCGCGTGAAGGAGGGGATGCGCCTGGCGTCGGCGGGAAGCGGCCTGGCACGGCCCGTCTTTGTGTACGCTCGCCCCACGTACATGAACTCCCTGGAGCAGTTGACTGAGGTGAGACGCCGTCCAATTTCTTTGGCGCCGCTTCTTCTTGAAACCACGCCACGTTTCGTTCCGAACAAATCGGTCTTTTGTGttaaatttaccgtatttactcgcataaaaaccacccccgcgtataagccgcaccctaaaattgccttaaaatcgtataattttacaatttatcgcgtataagccgcccccgattcacaattttcacctccgtattcatggttttaatagggagtacaaatgtgttactttgaagggaaactgTTAagaaaaattgccttaaaatcgttgaattttacaatttctcgcgtataagccgccccctgattcgcaattttcacctccatattcatggttttaatagggagaacaaatgtgttactttgaagagaaaatcttaagaaaaattgccttaaaatcgttgaattttacaatttctctcgtataagccacccctaattcacaattttcacctccgtattcatgatttttatagggagtacaaatgtgttactttgaagggaaaatcttaagaaaaatcatcatacgTGGCATTTCTGATATACTATATGAATCAatagcacattattagggtcaatatcatattgaattaattcatccagtaatgatagttttcttgctgcaaaacagaaaataaccaacatatactaaatattaatttgtcgacatctactggtgaaaaaagagtatagcaactgTAAGTttcgtgcgcatataagccgtacccgtTGTTCCACTTTACTCTGTTTACATTCATATGTCATTGCTGTTttaattcagtgttttttttcttctgtctgaCGGCACTCTTTGGTGTCAATTACCAGCAGGTGGTGTTTCCTGTTGCTTATTTTAATTTAGTCCCACCCTCTGTCTGTCACTGGACCTTTatccccatcaatggcagaccATGAGAGtgccttataaaaaaaaaaaaatctcatctcatctaattttctcagctgcctcattagggtcgcggggggtgctggagcggtggccagccgatcgcagggcaaaaggagacaaaggacaaccatccacactccaatttagagtgtccaatcagcctaccatgcatgtttttggaatgtgggaggaaaccggaaagcccggagaaaacccacgtgggCCCGGggagagaacatgccaactccacacaggtggatgtcacctggatttgaacccaggaccccagagctgtgaggccgacgcgctaatcactcgcccaaattgtaaaataaatatcatCGTTCACCTgcggcctgttttttttctccccgagATTAAGGAAGCCTTAAACAGGGTGTGGGCGAGCTTTTAAAATGGAACAACACACATCCGCCCGCAATTTTGTCACATCAGCGCAGGAAAGGACTGCGCTCGCTGATAAGCGCTCGGACTTTGTCCCGTGCCGAGATTGGAACCAACCACTCGCAGAAAAacggacggaaaaaaaaacaaacggaacaccactgtcagatataaaaaaaaaaaaatacaaacgcctgaactgggacaatactgttaaatatgcagatgccaccttagtttacaaaatcttccaaaacaaagctcctcctccactgcaagattttgtacaaaaaattccaacacataaacaagagctggctctagaggtgactgtgtagttcccttcaaaaaataggaatgctaaattagccaaagcaccttctttcttcatacctggaattccataccaattagcatacgtcaactcccgtctctgaacctcttggccacaggtgtcaaagtggcggcctgggggccaaatctggcccgccgcatcattttgtgtggcccgggaaagtaaatcatcattggtgactttctgttttaggatcaaattaaaatgatagatatagatgtatattaaatttcctgattttcccccttttaaatcaataattgcaattttctaatccattttttctttgtgtttttagttctaaaataattttgtaaaatctaaaaatatataaaaatattttctcttttccactttaatatggaacataatcaaagaaaaatttggtttccgtttgaaatgaaaaacaaatgattaaataaatgattttcccttactaagaaaaaaaaagctcaaataaacattgaattagatctataaaaaaatgaatatttagggcttttaatacagttcttttaatccatttattttaaaaatatctaaatattatatctaaaatagtccggcccacgtgaagtcAAGGttacattaaagcggcccgcgaaccaacccaagtctgacacccctgctcttggccaatcatcttaaagcctgactGTTAGACccacaaaattgccatcacaacgctgtctaaaactatgCTACGTAGGCATccgtgtgtctagtatgtgtcatcgtttattttcaacctacacaagggactaaagatgcaaATTAGCCCACGGCTACAatgttacatatttacatatataatgctcattaacatgaatataaatacattGATTAAAATGTGCCGTCCCTTATTAGATAAATCAAACTCCAACTCAGCTAAACAggccacaaaaaatgcaatgacATCATGGTTTCTAATCTGACTTCCCCTTTTTTGGGAACGTCATCCAAGACGGCTCGCGACTTATTTCTCAATGTCAGGAAAAACAAGAGAatgagtgtttgatttattgacaGAACGTACGCTTCTTTTCTTCCAGAGGGATTTGGTGTCCACCATCGGCGAGAGCGTGGCTTTGGGGGCCGCCGGCATCATCCTGTGGGGAGACGCCGCCTACGCCAGCAACAAAGTGAGCCTTCACCGCACCGACCGCCGTGCTTGCGTGCTTTGTAAATGCCACATTCGTGCCGGGTGACGTCGCGGTTTTCGGGCAGCTGCTTCACTTTGGGCTTCTTCTTTCCCCGGGCGCCGCTTCAAAGTCCGGCGTCACGTGCTGGCTTCGATGGTCGCGATGTTTGTGCAATCTTGGCATGACACTTGAAACGGAGAAGGaatcaaaagaaaatgaatcccAGGAGTGGCCGGAATATTCCAATTGcgttttcatttgtttgtgcGTGAGTCAGTCCAAAGTCAAGCGCTTCTCGTCCATTTTCGGCTTTTTTTGTCCTCTGGGCCCGTTTTCTAGCATctaggtcacaggtgtcaaagtggcggcctgggggccaaatctggcccgccgcatcattttgtgtggcccgggaaattaagtcatgagtgccgactttctgttttaggatgaaattaaaatgaagagtatagatgtatattacattccctgatttttccccttttaaatcaataattgtaattttttaatccattttttctgtgtaaaaatattttctgttttccactttgatatggaacataatttaaaaaaatggtttccttttgaaatgaaaaacaaatgattaaataaatgattttctcttgcaaagaaaaaaaagctaaaataagcattgttttagatctataaaaactgaatattcagggcttttaatccaaaattttctttaattatgttcaatattaaagtggaaaactgaaaatatttttaatatttttagattttacaaaatgattttagaactaaaaacaaagaaaaaatggattaaaaaattgcaattattgatttaaaagggggaaaatcaggaaatttaatatacatctatatctatcattttaatttgatcctgaaacagaaagtcggcactgatgatttactttcccgggccacacaaaatgatgcagcgggccagatttggcccccgggccgccactttgacacctgtagcCAAGAGGTTCAAAGACGGGAGTTGACGAATGCTAATTagtatgtttatttgagctttttttttcttagtaaagcaaaatctcttttaatcattatgttccatattaaagtggaaaactgaaactattttgatatatttttacattttacaaaatgatttttgaactaaaaacacaaagaaaaacaacatgaaaaaaatgcaattattgatttaaaagggggaaaataaacagaacatgaacatgaacaaacaggaaaaaaagacagaaccATAAATAAACTCTATTTTTTCTGCAGGCACGCAAACTGCGCCCCCCCACGTCCAAAAGCCATAACTCTTGTCCTCTTTCTCATTGCCCTTTTGTCACGTTCTCATTTTCTCagagcacctgctccaagctgGATGCTTATCTCCGGGGTCCGCTGGGCAAATACCTCCACAACGTCTCCACGGCAGCCGAGTTATGCAGCCGGGCCCTGTGCGCTTCCCACGGCCGCTGTCTCCGCCGGGACCTCGACGCCGACGTCTACCTGCACCTGAACGGGAAGATGGAGGCGTCGGGCGAGCCGGGTCACGCCGACTTCAGCGCCGACTTTCAATGCCAGTGCTACAGCGGCTACGAGGGCCAACGCTGTCAGAAATCCGACCCTCAGTACCAGAAAGGGGAGGCGTCTCGGACCTGGCcgtcttttattttattgattttgtgcGCCGGGGTGCAACACGTACTGTAAAATCGGGCTTCTTCAAATTTTAGGGGAAAATATTCCAAAtagggcgagtggttagcgcgtcggcctcactgttcggaagtcgagggttcgatcccaggtcggtcgaCCTTTgtagagtttgcgtgttctcctggggcctgcgtgggttttctccgggtactccggtttcctcccacaatccaaaaacatgcccgCTAAGTGGTttggatactctaaatcactggtgtcaaagtggcggcccgggggccaaatctggcctgccgcatcattttttgcggcccgagaaagtaaatcatgagtgctgactttctgttttaggatcaaa contains the following coding sequences:
- the LOC144075523 gene encoding hyaluronidase-2-like encodes the protein MPWTASNPNVVLLLLMVLRRVAGGSPEVKATVWPLYSHKPLLLAWNAPTEDCLPRHRVALQLDQFQIVASPNEGFVKQNLTIFYNDRLGLYPHFEEDGTPVNGGLPQAASLARHLAKMPEGVEKYIREPGAKGLAVIDWEEWRPLWIRNWEAKDVYRRHSKELVRQKNPDWPPERVSKVAMQEFEASAKRFMLETLKLAKHLRPNQLWGFYLFPDCYNHDYRRTLQSYTGRCPDVEVARNELLNWLWTESTALFPSVYLGSVLRSSASGRRFVKNRVKEGMRLASAGSGLARPVFVYARPTYMNSLEQLTERDLVSTIGESVALGAAGIILWGDAAYASNKSTCSKLDAYLRGPLGKYLHNVSTAAELCSRALCASHGRCLRRDLDADVYLHLNGKMEASGEPGHADFSADFQCQCYSGYEGQRCQKSDPQYQKGEASRTWPSFILLILCAGVQHVL